A genomic region of Sciurus carolinensis chromosome 7, mSciCar1.2, whole genome shotgun sequence contains the following coding sequences:
- the LOC124988462 gene encoding sperm motility kinase 4A-like: MGVFRESSESSVVSQGPGPCHEQPFLDQYEVLRAIGQGEFGQVHLARHRLTGAEVAVKVLRLAVQNIPVLSEPYMLKRLEHPSVVRLFQVMATQEELYVVMELAAGEPLLRRIPRGGMQREEARRVFRQVACAVAYCHEQGVAHRDLKPENIMVGATGRIKLIDFGLGARFRPGQKLRNFWGTLAYLAPEIVLRQEYEGPPADVWSLGVLLYFMLTGSRPFRARTARDVLMAIVQARFHMPSSVPTQAQRLIRQILTVKPEKRPTVQQILQHPWLRQGEPCAPHRPSQVLPQRPDPALLTVLFDLGFDPYHTWLSLAKRKFDAAMATYLLLKHQRGQGVGFALQGRPLPPWLRSRQRPEDLSPVPVLPQRSASEPALRTFPGAPEGPLPREAQEPGRQGARAASLPAVPLRCPPAGAPTLGSCLQSDSDLHLAGSWGILYVWSRTGSSSASSQDTDPRQGHTSAWKRVRRTIGACLRGLCCCLPRASSRVAPTPRRRSGPHREWPASQELES; the protein is encoded by the coding sequence ATGGGTGTGTTCAGGGAGAGTAGTGAGTCGAGTGTAGTGTCGCAGGGGCCCGGCCCCTGCCACGAGCAGCCCTTCCTGGACCAGTACGAGGTCCTAAGGGCCATCGGGCAGGGCGAGTTTGGCCAGGTGCACCTGGCCCGCCACCGCCTGACGGGGGCCGAGGTGGCGGtgaaggtgctgaggctggcggTGCAGAACATCCCGGTGCTGTCGGAGCCCTACATGCTGAAGAGGCTGGAGCACCCCAGCGTGGTGCGGCTCTTTCAGGTGATGGCCACCCAGGAGGAGCTGTACGTGGTGATGGAGCTGGCGGCGGGGGAGCCACTGCTGCGGCGCATCCCGCGTGGGGGCATGCAGCGCGAGGAGGCCCGCAGGGTCTTCAGGCAGGTGGCGTGTGCTGTGGCCTACTGCCACGAGCAGGGCGTGGCGCACCGAGACCTCAAGCccgagaacatcatggtgggcgCCACGGGCCGCATCAAGCTCATCGACTTCGGCCTCGGCGCCCGGTTTAGGCCCGGGCAGAAGCTCCGCAATTTCTGGGGCACTCTGGCGTACCTGGCCCCAGAGATCGTCCTGCGGCAGGAGTACGAGGGCCCCCCGGCCGACGTCTGGAGCCTGGGTGTCCTGCTCTACTTCATGTTGACAGGCAGCCGCCCGTTCAGGGCCCGCACGGCGCGGGACGTGCTGATGGCCATCGTGCAGGCCAGGTTCCACATGCCCAGCTCTGTTCCCACCCAGGCGCAGAGGCTCATCCGCCAGATCCTGACCGTCAAGCCCGAGAAGCGGCCCACAGTGCAGCAGATCCTGCAGCACCCGTGGCTGCGGCAGGGCGAGCCGTGTGCGCCCCATCGCCCCAGCCAGGTGCTGCCCCAGCGCCCGGACCCCGCCCTCCTGACCGTCCTCTTCGACCTGGGCTTCGACccctaccacacctggctgtccCTGGCCAAGAGGAAATTCGATGCGGCCATGGCCACCTACCTGCTGCTGAAGCACCAGCGAGGGCAGGGGGTAGGGTTTGCGCTGCAGGGCCGGCCCCTGCCTCCCTGGCTGAGGTCTCGCCAGCGCCCTGAGGACCTGTCCCCTGTCCCTGTGCTGCCCCAGAGGAGTGCCAGCGAGCCTGCCCTGCGCACCTTCCCCGGGGCCCCTGAGGGTCCGCTGCCCCGGGAGGCCCAGGAGCCAGGCCGCCAGGGCGCCAGAGCTGCCAGCCTGCCCGCCGTTCCTCTGCGCTGCCCGCCCGCCGGGGCCCCCACCCTCGGCAGCTGCCTGCAGTCGGACTCTGACCTCCACCTGGCCGGCTCCTGGGGCATCTTGTACGTGTGGTCCAGGACGGGCAGCAGCAGTGCCTCCTCCCAGGACACGGACCCACGGCAAGGCCACACAAGTGCCTGGAAGCGGGTGAGGAGGACGATCGGCGCCTGCCTCCGAGGACTGTGCTGCTGCCTGCCGCGGGCCAGCTCCAGAGTGGCCCCGACGCCACGGAGGAGAAGCGGGCCACACCGTGAATGGCCAGcctcccaggagctggagagctgA
- the Unc93a gene encoding protein unc-93 homolog A isoform X1 has product MDRSLRNVLVVSFGFLLLFTAYGGLQNLQSSLYSEEGLGVAALSTLYGSVLLSSMLLPPILIRRFGCKWTIVGSMCCYVTFSLGNFHASWYTLIPTSILLGLGAAPLWSAQSTYLTVMGNAHAQEVSKLGRDVVNQYFGIFFLIFQSSGVWGNLISSLVLGQTPTQEAKPEENFEYCGAKDCLLVTLPTNSTHRPSQELIYTLLGIYTASGVLAILLIAVCLEAREDSASQGEAETKAPPFLLTLLSTFRLFRDKRLCLLVLLPTYSGLQQGFLSGEYTRSFATCVLGIHFVGYVMICFSAASALCSLLFGKLSQYTGRRAIYVLGAATHLSCILALLLWRPRSSQMAVFFLIPGLWGVGDAVWQTQNNALYGILFEKNKEAAFANYRLWEALGFVMAFGYSSFLCVSVKLYILLGVLVLAMVTYGTVEYLESRSPVNTLPPRQTSQAVEGEMGTAAGHCEGLPSPESRGARRAADAGWEASCVPLR; this is encoded by the exons ATGGATAGAAGTCTGAGGAACGTCCTGGTGGTGTCCTTTGGATTCCTGCTCCTCTTCACAGCCTACGGAGGTCTGCAGAACCTGCAG AGCAGCCTCTACAGCGAGGAGGGCCTGGGGGTAGCGGCGCTCAGCACACTCTACGGCAGtgtcctcctgtcctccatgCTCCTCCCGCCCATCCTCATCAGGAGATTTGGCTGCAAGTGGACCATTGTCGGCTCCATGTGCTGCTACGTGACCTTCTCCCTGGGCAACTTCCACGCCAGCTG GTACACCCTGATCCCCACCTCCATATTGCTGGGGCTAGGGGCTGCCCCCCTGTGGTCAGCGCAGAGCACCTACCTCACGGTCATGGGGAATGCACACGCACAGGAAGTGAGCAAGCTCGGCAGGGACGTGGTGAACCAGTACTTTGGCATCTTCTTTCTCATATTCCAGTCCTCTGGGGTGTGGGGCAACTTGATCTCCTCTCTGGTGTTGGGCCAGACTCCCACTCAAG AGGCCAAACCAGAGGAGAATTTCGAGTACTGTGGGGCCAAGGACTGCCTGCTGGTCACACTGCCCACCAACAGCACCCACCGCCCCTCCCAGGAGCTGATCTACACATTGCTGGGCATCTATACTG CGAGTGGTGTCCTGGCAATCCTGCTGATAGCCGTGTGTCTGGAAGCCAGAGAGGACAGCGCGTCCCAGGGCGAGGCTGAGACGAAAGCCCCACCCTTCCTGCTCACCTTACTGTCGACCTTCAGGCTCTTTAGGGACAAGCGTCTGTGCCTCTTGGTCCTGCTGCCGACCTACAGTGGACTGCAGCAGGGATTCCTCTCCGGCGAATACACCAGG TCCTTCGCCACCTGCGTCCTGGGCATCCATTTTGTTGGCTACGTGATGATCTGCTTCTCTGCAGCCTCTGCGCTCTGCTCCCTGCTGTTTGGGAAGCTCTCCCAGTACACAGGCAGGAGAGCCATCTACGTGCTGG gtGCAGCGACCCACCTCTCCTGCATCCTGGCCCTCCTGCTGTGGCGTCCACGCTCCTCCCAGATGGCAGTGTTCTTCCTGATCCCTGGCCTGTGGGGCGTGGGGGATGCTGTCTGGCAGACGCAGAACAACG cTCTTTACGGCATTCTCTTTgagaagaacaaggaagctgCGTTTGCCAACTACCgcctgtgggaggccctggggttcGTCATGGCCTTTGGCTACAGCTCCTTTCTCTGCGTCAGCGTCAAGCTCTACATTCTCCTGGGAGTCCTGGTTCTGGCCATGGTCACCTATGGGACTGTTGAGTACCTGGAGTCCAGGAGCCCGGTCAACACCCTTCCCCCCAGACAGACCAGCCAAGCTGTGGAAGGAGAGATGGGGACAGCAGCAGGCCACTGTGAAGGACTTCCATCGCCCGAGTCCAGAGGGGCGCGACGGGCAGCTGATGCAGGGTGGGAGGCCTCCTGCGTCCCACTGAGGTGA
- the Unc93a gene encoding protein unc-93 homolog A isoform X2 — MLLPPILIRRFGCKWTIVGSMCCYVTFSLGNFHASWYTLIPTSILLGLGAAPLWSAQSTYLTVMGNAHAQEVSKLGRDVVNQYFGIFFLIFQSSGVWGNLISSLVLGQTPTQEAKPEENFEYCGAKDCLLVTLPTNSTHRPSQELIYTLLGIYTASGVLAILLIAVCLEAREDSASQGEAETKAPPFLLTLLSTFRLFRDKRLCLLVLLPTYSGLQQGFLSGEYTRSFATCVLGIHFVGYVMICFSAASALCSLLFGKLSQYTGRRAIYVLGAATHLSCILALLLWRPRSSQMAVFFLIPGLWGVGDAVWQTQNNALYGILFEKNKEAAFANYRLWEALGFVMAFGYSSFLCVSVKLYILLGVLVLAMVTYGTVEYLESRSPVNTLPPRQTSQAVEGEMGTAAGHCEGLPSPESRGARRAADAGWEASCVPLR, encoded by the exons atgCTCCTCCCGCCCATCCTCATCAGGAGATTTGGCTGCAAGTGGACCATTGTCGGCTCCATGTGCTGCTACGTGACCTTCTCCCTGGGCAACTTCCACGCCAGCTG GTACACCCTGATCCCCACCTCCATATTGCTGGGGCTAGGGGCTGCCCCCCTGTGGTCAGCGCAGAGCACCTACCTCACGGTCATGGGGAATGCACACGCACAGGAAGTGAGCAAGCTCGGCAGGGACGTGGTGAACCAGTACTTTGGCATCTTCTTTCTCATATTCCAGTCCTCTGGGGTGTGGGGCAACTTGATCTCCTCTCTGGTGTTGGGCCAGACTCCCACTCAAG AGGCCAAACCAGAGGAGAATTTCGAGTACTGTGGGGCCAAGGACTGCCTGCTGGTCACACTGCCCACCAACAGCACCCACCGCCCCTCCCAGGAGCTGATCTACACATTGCTGGGCATCTATACTG CGAGTGGTGTCCTGGCAATCCTGCTGATAGCCGTGTGTCTGGAAGCCAGAGAGGACAGCGCGTCCCAGGGCGAGGCTGAGACGAAAGCCCCACCCTTCCTGCTCACCTTACTGTCGACCTTCAGGCTCTTTAGGGACAAGCGTCTGTGCCTCTTGGTCCTGCTGCCGACCTACAGTGGACTGCAGCAGGGATTCCTCTCCGGCGAATACACCAGG TCCTTCGCCACCTGCGTCCTGGGCATCCATTTTGTTGGCTACGTGATGATCTGCTTCTCTGCAGCCTCTGCGCTCTGCTCCCTGCTGTTTGGGAAGCTCTCCCAGTACACAGGCAGGAGAGCCATCTACGTGCTGG gtGCAGCGACCCACCTCTCCTGCATCCTGGCCCTCCTGCTGTGGCGTCCACGCTCCTCCCAGATGGCAGTGTTCTTCCTGATCCCTGGCCTGTGGGGCGTGGGGGATGCTGTCTGGCAGACGCAGAACAACG cTCTTTACGGCATTCTCTTTgagaagaacaaggaagctgCGTTTGCCAACTACCgcctgtgggaggccctggggttcGTCATGGCCTTTGGCTACAGCTCCTTTCTCTGCGTCAGCGTCAAGCTCTACATTCTCCTGGGAGTCCTGGTTCTGGCCATGGTCACCTATGGGACTGTTGAGTACCTGGAGTCCAGGAGCCCGGTCAACACCCTTCCCCCCAGACAGACCAGCCAAGCTGTGGAAGGAGAGATGGGGACAGCAGCAGGCCACTGTGAAGGACTTCCATCGCCCGAGTCCAGAGGGGCGCGACGGGCAGCTGATGCAGGGTGGGAGGCCTCCTGCGTCCCACTGAGGTGA